In the genome of Rhinoderma darwinii isolate aRhiDar2 unplaced genomic scaffold, aRhiDar2.hap1 Scaffold_1976, whole genome shotgun sequence, one region contains:
- the LOC142700871 gene encoding uncharacterized protein LOC142700871 has product MSYRELLQLAIDESSRINQGIADGRLRSGHRRRQSVEQDEDHDNVPDRRRRRGQVPPRRRLQQDGADRSRSPLRPEPIEQSETTIGRRINSETELRIPVESRPGSTPSTTQERSERLEEPTQEPSTSEPLPNLQPSREGSRSPQQTSNRLVEPTPSTSQLLPNQQSTTETTDSRPVQRRQRRRGRRGRQIDRLPSRTFTENEDIQSCTICLEDYEIGEQVTVLPCSHIFHLPCIAHWIPTNPRCPLCRVHAFQRKRRR; this is encoded by the exons atgagttaccgagaactcttgcagcttgcaatagacgaaagttcccggataaatcaag gcattgctgatggaagattaagatctggacatagaaggcgtcagagtgtggaacaggatgaagaccatgacaatgtccccgacaggagacgaagacgtggtcaagttccaccgcgccgtaggttgcagcaagacggagcggacagaagccggtcccctttacgacctgagccaatagaacagtctgaaacgacaattggccgtcgtattaatagtgagaccgagctcagaattcctgtTGAATCCCGgcctgggtctactccatcaactactcaggagagatccgaaaggctggaggaaccaacacaagagcccagcaccagtgagccgctaccaaacctgcagccgtccagagaaggaagcagatctcctcagcaaacatctaacaggctggtggagccaacaccaagcaccagtcagctgcttcccaaccaacagtcgacaacagagaccacagacagcagacctgtgcagagaagacaacgtcggcgaggcaggagaggcaggcagattgatagactcccatctcgaacctttactgaaaacgaagacatccagtcctgcactatatgcctagaggactatgagattggagagcaagtcaccgttctgccatgttctcacatattccatctgccttgtattgcacattggatcccgacaaatccacgctgtcccttgtgccgcgtccatgcctttcaaagaaagaggaggagataa
- the LOC142700872 gene encoding uncharacterized protein LOC142700872 codes for MSYRELLQLAIDESSRINQGIADGRLRSGHRRRQSVEQDEDHDNVPDRRRRRGQVPPRRRLQQDGADRSRSPLRSEPIEQSETTSGRRINSATELRISGESQPASTPSTTQERSERLEEPTQDPSTSEPLPNLQPSREGSRSPQQTSNRLVEPTPSTSQLLPNQQSTTETTDSRPVQRRQRRRGRRGRQIDRLPSRTFTENEDIQSCTICLEDYEIGEQVTVLPCSHIFHLPCIAHWIPTNPRCPLCRVHAFQRKSRR; via the exons atgagttaccgagaactcttgcagcttgcaatagacgaaagttcccggataaatcaag gcattgctgatggaagattaagatctggacatagaaggcgtcagagtgtggagcaggatgaagaccatgacaatgtccctgacaggagacgaagacgtggtcaagttccaccgcgccgtaggttgcagcaagacggagcggacagaagccggtccccattacgatctgagccaatagaacagtctgaaacgacaagtggccgtcgtattaatagtgcgaccgagctcagaatttctggagaatcccagcctgcgtctactccatcaactactcaggagagatccgaaaggctggaggaaccaacacaagaccccagcaccagtgagccgctaccaaacctgcagccatccagagaaggaagcagatctcctcagcaaacatctaacaggctggtggagccaacaccaagcaccagtcagctgcttcccaaccaacagtcgacaacagagaccacagacagcagacctgtgcagagaagacaacgtcggcgaggcaggagaggcaggcagattgatagactcccatctcgaacttttactgaaaacgaagacatccagtcctgcactatatgcctagaggactatgagattggagagcaagtcaccgttctgccatgttctcacatattccatctgccttgtattgcacattggatcccgacaaatccacgctgtcccttgtgccgcgtccatgcctttcaaagaaagagcaggagataa